The Rubrobacter naiadicus genome contains a region encoding:
- a CDS encoding ABC transporter ATP-binding protein, whose amino-acid sequence MSVVIRAAGLTKTYRGRRGVAGLDLEVEEGEVFGFLGPNGAGKTTTIRTLMGFLRPDEGRAEVFGFDVWRESVEVRLRVGNLPGELAFEDRMTGEQIIRLSARLRGVDDLSYARALAHRLGADLTRPVRRLSRGNRQKIGIVQAMFHRPPLLILDEPTGGLDPLVQEEFLRMIREVKEEGRTVFFSSHNLAEVERVCDRVGIIREGTLAAVEEVGRLPGRSFRRVRLTFDSPADPAPFAALPGVDELKQEGAVLSFRVHGDLDAVVKLAAGHTVVDIEVERPSLEEVFLAYYGEDGEER is encoded by the coding sequence ATGAGCGTCGTGATACGGGCGGCGGGTCTCACCAAGACGTACCGTGGGAGGCGGGGGGTAGCGGGGCTCGACCTCGAGGTCGAGGAGGGTGAAGTCTTCGGCTTTCTCGGGCCCAACGGGGCCGGGAAGACCACCACCATCCGCACGCTCATGGGGTTTCTGCGGCCGGATGAGGGGCGGGCCGAGGTCTTCGGGTTCGACGTGTGGCGGGAGAGCGTCGAGGTTAGGTTGCGGGTCGGGAACCTGCCCGGGGAGCTCGCCTTCGAGGACCGGATGACGGGTGAGCAGATCATCCGGCTCTCCGCCCGGCTGCGTGGGGTGGATGATCTCTCCTACGCCCGCGCGCTCGCCCACAGGCTTGGCGCCGACCTCACCCGTCCCGTGCGCAGGCTCAGCCGGGGCAACAGGCAGAAGATCGGGATCGTACAGGCGATGTTCCACCGGCCGCCGCTTCTGATCCTCGACGAGCCGACCGGCGGGCTCGACCCCCTCGTGCAGGAGGAATTCCTGCGGATGATACGTGAGGTGAAGGAGGAGGGGCGTACGGTCTTCTTCTCTTCGCACAACCTGGCCGAGGTCGAGCGCGTCTGCGACCGGGTGGGGATCATCCGGGAGGGTACGCTCGCCGCCGTCGAGGAGGTCGGGAGGCTGCCCGGCCGGTCCTTCCGGCGTGTGAGGCTGACCTTCGATTCGCCCGCCGACCCGGCCCCCTTCGCCGCGCTCCCCGGGGTCGACGAGCTGAAGCAGGAGGGTGCTGTGCTTTCGTTCCGGGTCCACGGCGATCTCGACGCGGTCGTCAAGCTCGCCGCGGGGCACACGGTCGTGGACATCGAGGTCGAGCGTCCCTCGCTCGAAGAGGTCTTCCTGGCGTACTACGGCGAGGACGGGGAGGAGAGATGA